From the Pectobacterium carotovorum genome, one window contains:
- a CDS encoding TolC family outer membrane protein, translating into MQRIAIIVLFGLLSSGANALGLLDAWELALRNDAQFRAAGFERAAGQEEENIGRANLLPNLQYGYSANRSHSKVTQTDSFTGNTLKRDYDSYTSTLSLRQPLLDYAAWARYQQGVARTLMADQRFRDRSQDLMVRLYKAWSSALLAQEKLQLLDAQQRAYQEQLALNKRLLLAGEGTLTDVRETEARFTLIEAQRIEQQDNLDAAMTDLENMTGTALDITALYPLTLTQLPSAESGRQTLAQWRDLAVQHNAKLATQREGLAVSRYEIERSRAGHLPTLSLVASSRNSRSESEYNYNQKYDTQSVGLQLNVPLYSGGSVSASMRQAAAEYQQSQAELDDQTKQTLAELKKYYNLYNNGSAKIKAWQMTASSAQEAVNATRLSVAGGERINLDILLAEQDWYNARRELAEAKYSWLQAWLLLRYTAGTLNEKDILELAAWFQPATNP; encoded by the coding sequence ATGCAAAGGATCGCGATAATCGTGCTGTTTGGACTGCTTTCTTCGGGCGCCAACGCATTAGGGCTGCTTGATGCCTGGGAATTGGCGCTGCGTAACGACGCTCAGTTTCGTGCGGCGGGGTTTGAGCGAGCGGCGGGTCAGGAAGAGGAAAATATCGGGCGCGCCAATCTGCTCCCCAATCTCCAGTATGGCTATAGCGCTAACCGCAGCCATTCCAAAGTCACTCAAACGGATAGCTTCACGGGTAACACGCTAAAACGCGATTATGACAGCTATACATCCACGCTGTCGCTGCGCCAGCCACTGCTGGATTACGCAGCCTGGGCGCGTTATCAGCAGGGCGTTGCCCGTACATTGATGGCCGATCAGCGTTTTCGCGATCGCAGTCAGGATCTGATGGTGCGGTTATATAAAGCCTGGAGTAGCGCGCTACTGGCGCAGGAAAAGCTGCAATTGCTGGATGCGCAACAGCGGGCGTATCAGGAACAGTTGGCGTTAAATAAACGCCTCTTGCTGGCGGGCGAAGGGACGTTAACGGACGTGCGGGAAACGGAAGCGCGTTTTACGCTAATTGAGGCACAGCGGATTGAGCAGCAGGATAATCTGGATGCCGCGATGACCGATCTGGAAAATATGACGGGCACGGCGCTGGATATCACGGCGCTGTATCCTTTGACGCTCACTCAACTGCCGTCTGCGGAATCAGGCAGGCAGACGCTGGCGCAGTGGCGCGATCTTGCCGTGCAGCACAATGCCAAACTGGCGACGCAGCGCGAAGGGCTGGCGGTCAGTCGTTATGAAATTGAACGCAGTCGCGCCGGGCATTTACCCACGCTGTCGCTGGTGGCATCGTCGCGCAATAGCCGTTCGGAAAGTGAATACAACTACAATCAGAAATACGACACGCAGAGTGTCGGTTTGCAGCTGAACGTTCCTCTTTATTCTGGGGGTTCTGTCTCGGCATCGATGCGGCAAGCCGCAGCGGAATATCAGCAAAGTCAGGCGGAACTGGACGATCAAACCAAGCAAACGCTGGCGGAATTGAAAAAGTACTACAACCTGTACAACAACGGGTCGGCGAAAATTAAGGCCTGGCAAATGACGGCTTCGTCGGCACAAGAAGCGGTCAACGCTACGCGATTAAGCGTCGCGGGCGGTGAACGTATCAATCTGGATATTCTGCTGGCCGAACAGGATTGGTATAACGCCCGACGAGAGCTGGCGGAAGCGAAATACAGCTGGCTTCAGGCGTGGCTCTTACTGCGCTATACCGCAGGTACCCTGAACGAGAAAGATATTCTGGAACTGGCGGCCTGGTTTCAGCCAGCAACGAATCCATGA
- a CDS encoding Gp37 family protein, which translates to MNTRPMIDAVIARLQQHLPARRIVSCPENILNRPDLPTPGDVLVGYRGSEFSAPEDADSPVQTQRPQLMVAVLLPELDGEDGVLATLDIVRQALGGYRLPDCHRAIRLVRDRYVDYTEGRWHYAIDCTTETLFIEDREQTDGPLLTTVNYEEKDA; encoded by the coding sequence ATGAATACCAGACCAATGATCGATGCGGTGATAGCTCGCCTCCAGCAGCACTTACCTGCACGGCGGATTGTGTCCTGCCCAGAAAACATTCTGAACAGGCCAGATCTCCCGACGCCCGGCGATGTGCTGGTGGGGTATCGCGGCTCCGAGTTTTCCGCACCGGAAGATGCGGATTCTCCGGTTCAGACGCAGCGGCCACAGCTGATGGTGGCCGTGCTGCTGCCGGAGCTGGATGGCGAAGACGGCGTGCTGGCCACGCTCGATATCGTCCGTCAGGCACTGGGAGGATATCGGCTGCCTGACTGCCATCGCGCTATTCGATTAGTACGCGACCGCTACGTGGATTACACCGAAGGACGCTGGCATTACGCCATCGATTGCACCACAGAAACCCTTTTTATCGAAGACCGCGAGCAGACGGATGGTCCACTGCTTACCACGGTTAATTATGAGGAGAAAGACGCATGA
- a CDS encoding protease inhibitor Inh/omp19 family protein produces MASSLKLPSASELSGVWQLRGGEQQCEVVLHNTPLVDNTWRLEGDAVCLKALLSDVPAGWRPTPDGITLTKEQGQSVAFFSKEKEGYTLTLPDGGTRTLHKQP; encoded by the coding sequence ATGGCAAGTAGTCTGAAATTGCCTTCAGCAAGTGAACTAAGCGGCGTATGGCAATTGCGTGGCGGGGAACAGCAGTGTGAGGTTGTGCTGCACAATACGCCGTTAGTGGATAACACCTGGCGTCTTGAGGGTGATGCAGTGTGTTTAAAAGCGCTGCTGTCGGACGTGCCTGCCGGGTGGCGGCCGACGCCGGACGGTATCACGCTGACGAAAGAACAGGGCCAGTCCGTGGCGTTCTTTAGCAAGGAAAAAGAGGGCTATACGCTGACATTGCCTGATGGCGGTACACGGACGTTGCATAAACAGCCCTGA
- a CDS encoding putative holin, with product MKKIKKPRLTGWIVTSAFLFAVIGLISPQQLPVTIYKLSLISLAAVLGYWLDRSLFPKARPGLFLEQGDESAPRGRFPVRDGHHTVFAAAMLRRALIVSAVCIGVAMGL from the coding sequence GTGAAAAAAATCAAAAAACCGCGTCTTACCGGCTGGATTGTAACATCCGCTTTCCTCTTTGCTGTTATCGGGCTGATTTCACCGCAGCAGCTTCCCGTCACCATCTATAAGCTCTCGCTTATTTCACTCGCCGCAGTATTAGGTTATTGGCTGGATCGCTCGCTGTTTCCTAAAGCGCGCCCCGGTTTGTTCCTCGAACAAGGGGATGAATCTGCGCCGCGCGGACGTTTCCCGGTTCGGGACGGCCACCACACCGTGTTTGCCGCTGCGATGCTGCGGCGTGCGCTGATTGTGTCAGCCGTTTGCATCGGCGTAGCGATGGGGTTGTGA
- a CDS encoding transglycosylase SLT domain-containing protein translates to MRHLLIMLLVSPMLFSATVYADTIPRAAQAYRSDVIRSARLDWGMNAPIADFAAQLHQESGWNPRAVSPVGAQGLAQFMPATADWFSGIVPELLANQPFNPSWAIRALTGYDRWLWTRISASNDCERMAMTLSSYNGGLGWLQRDKQRTKIAEKDILRWFGHVETVNAGRSAANWRENRHYPDRILHQLAPRYLSWGRASCVE, encoded by the coding sequence ATGCGACACCTTCTCATCATGCTGCTTGTTAGCCCGATGCTTTTTAGCGCGACGGTCTACGCCGACACGATCCCTCGTGCCGCGCAGGCGTACCGCAGTGACGTGATCCGCAGCGCACGGCTGGATTGGGGCATGAATGCCCCAATCGCTGACTTTGCGGCGCAACTGCATCAGGAAAGCGGCTGGAATCCACGGGCCGTTTCACCCGTCGGCGCACAGGGGCTGGCGCAGTTTATGCCGGCCACCGCTGACTGGTTTAGCGGTATCGTTCCTGAACTTCTTGCAAATCAACCGTTTAATCCCTCCTGGGCTATCCGCGCGCTGACGGGCTATGACCGCTGGCTGTGGACGCGAATTAGCGCCAGCAATGACTGTGAACGCATGGCAATGACCTTGTCGTCCTACAACGGCGGGCTTGGCTGGTTACAGCGTGATAAACAGCGCACGAAGATCGCCGAGAAAGACATCCTCCGCTGGTTCGGCCATGTGGAAACCGTCAATGCAGGGCGCAGCGCGGCCAACTGGCGAGAGAACCGCCATTATCCTGACCGCATTTTGCATCAGCTGGCGCCACGGTATCTGAGCTGGGGGAGGGCGAGCTGTGTGGAATAG
- a CDS encoding HlyD family type I secretion periplasmic adaptor subunit produces MSASEISEESMNQTAQRDEKRAVRLGWLLVLAGFGGFLLWALFAPLDKGVMVNGSVVISGNRKVVQHNQGGIVDKIQVKDGDRVEAGQILLTLNEVDARSASEGLDGQYLQLVAREGRLLAEQQRLSDMVMTPRLQPLAEKPEMNMITALQRDLLRSRQQSLRLEAEGMRSSIAGMEASLSAQRQVMTSKQKQRETLEQQLQGLRSLAAENYVPRNKMLENERLLAQLNGDIAQLAGDINRTRRDIEQQTLLIAQRQQEYDKEVNSELAEVRALLSDVGSKKEKADFNLANIQMRAPVSGTVVGLKVFTEGGVIAPGQTLLEIVPDDQPLLVDARLPVELVDKIWPGLPVELQFVAFNQSTTPRVAGTVELLSADRLLDERDGSPYYSLRVMVDDAGKRALEGLEIKPGMPVQGFVRTGERSFVNYLFKPLMDRLHLALTEE; encoded by the coding sequence ATGTCCGCATCAGAAATAAGCGAAGAGAGTATGAACCAGACGGCGCAGCGTGATGAAAAACGTGCGGTGCGTCTGGGATGGTTGCTGGTGCTTGCCGGGTTTGGTGGTTTTCTCCTGTGGGCACTGTTTGCACCCTTGGATAAGGGTGTAATGGTGAATGGCAGCGTCGTGATTTCCGGTAACCGCAAGGTTGTGCAGCACAACCAGGGCGGCATTGTCGATAAAATTCAGGTGAAAGACGGCGACAGAGTCGAGGCTGGCCAGATTCTGTTAACGCTGAATGAGGTCGATGCGCGTTCGGCGAGTGAAGGGCTGGATGGTCAGTATTTACAGCTGGTGGCACGGGAAGGTCGGCTGCTTGCCGAGCAGCAGCGCCTGAGTGACATGGTGATGACACCTCGTTTGCAGCCGCTAGCCGAGAAGCCGGAGATGAACATGATTACGGCATTGCAGCGTGATTTACTGCGCAGCCGTCAGCAGTCGCTCAGGCTTGAAGCAGAAGGGATGCGTTCCAGTATTGCAGGCATGGAGGCGTCACTCAGCGCTCAACGTCAGGTGATGACCAGCAAACAGAAGCAGCGAGAGACGCTGGAACAACAGCTGCAAGGGCTGCGTTCACTGGCGGCGGAAAACTATGTCCCGCGTAACAAAATGCTGGAGAACGAACGTTTGCTGGCGCAGCTTAACGGCGATATTGCCCAACTGGCGGGGGATATTAATCGTACCCGCCGTGATATTGAGCAACAAACGCTGCTGATTGCACAGCGCCAGCAGGAATACGACAAAGAAGTGAACAGCGAGCTGGCGGAAGTGCGGGCGCTGCTGAGCGATGTGGGCAGCAAGAAGGAAAAAGCCGATTTCAATCTGGCGAATATTCAGATGCGAGCGCCCGTTTCCGGCACGGTGGTCGGGTTGAAAGTGTTTACGGAAGGCGGTGTGATTGCGCCGGGACAGACGCTGCTGGAGATTGTGCCGGACGATCAGCCGCTATTGGTGGATGCACGTCTCCCTGTGGAGCTGGTGGATAAGATCTGGCCGGGGCTACCTGTCGAGCTACAGTTCGTCGCGTTTAACCAAAGTACGACGCCGCGCGTAGCGGGAACGGTCGAGCTGCTGTCCGCTGACCGACTGCTGGATGAGCGAGACGGTTCCCCTTATTACAGCCTGCGCGTGATGGTGGATGATGCAGGAAAACGCGCGCTGGAGGGGCTGGAAATCAAACCCGGTATGCCGGTACAAGGGTTTGTGCGTACTGGAGAGCGGTCATTCGTCAATTATCTATTTAAGCCTTTAATGGATCGCCTGCATCTGGCATTAACGGAAGAGTAA
- a CDS encoding phage major tail tube protein: MAGKIEVNRITNANIYINGTNLLGRAQEIKLPDVSMIMQEHKALGMVGKIELPAGFDKLEGEIKWNSFYREAMLAAANPYQSLALQCRSSVERYGSQGRIEEVPLVTHMTIMFKKNPLGTFKQHENPDFSSAFNCTYIKQVMNGEDLLELDYMSNIFMVGGVDQLNSYRANIGG; this comes from the coding sequence ATGGCCGGGAAAATTGAAGTAAACCGTATTACTAACGCCAACATCTACATCAACGGCACCAACCTGCTGGGGCGTGCGCAGGAAATCAAACTGCCGGATGTCTCCATGATTATGCAGGAGCACAAGGCGCTGGGCATGGTCGGCAAGATCGAACTGCCTGCGGGCTTCGACAAGCTGGAAGGTGAGATCAAATGGAACTCATTCTACCGCGAAGCGATGCTGGCGGCGGCGAACCCTTACCAGTCGCTGGCGCTACAGTGTCGCTCCAGCGTGGAACGCTACGGCTCACAAGGCCGTATCGAAGAAGTGCCGCTGGTTACGCACATGACCATCATGTTCAAAAAGAATCCGCTGGGCACGTTCAAACAGCACGAAAACCCAGATTTTAGCAGCGCGTTCAACTGCACCTACATCAAGCAGGTGATGAACGGTGAAGATCTGCTGGAACTGGATTATATGTCCAACATCTTCATGGTGGGCGGCGTGGATCAACTGAACAGCTACCGCGCCAATATCGGCGGTTAA
- a CDS encoding 2Fe-2S iron-sulfur cluster-binding protein, whose protein sequence is MSAKVFDIIDLENNIHFQCREDVYILDAAEEAGFDLPYSSRAGADPSSVARLISGQVDQSDGSYLDDNQKAAGFFLTDTSYPLSNCVVRFYAEDELHH, encoded by the coding sequence ATGTCAGCAAAAGTATTTGATATTATCGACTTGGAAAATAATATTCATTTTCAATGCCGCGAAGATGTCTACATTTTGGATGCTGCGGAAGAAGCGGGTTTTGATTTACCGTATTCCAGCCGTGCTGGCGCGGATCCTTCATCGGTAGCACGTTTGATTTCTGGTCAAGTCGATCAAAGCGATGGTTCCTATTTAGATGACAACCAGAAAGCGGCCGGCTTCTTTCTGACTGATACCTCTTACCCGCTAAGCAATTGTGTTGTTCGCTTCTATGCAGAAGATGAGCTGCATCATTAA
- a CDS encoding type I secretion system permease/ATPase → MSQLANKERSLLSILRPFRRSFWSIGIFSAIVNLLMLSPSIYMLQVYDRVLASGNGTTLLMLTLLIAGLGVFMAALEWVRSLVVVRLGTRIDLQLNQQVFNAAFERNLEAGEAKAGQALNDLTLLRQFITGNSLFAFFDIPWFPFFLLVLFLIHPVLGLLALGGTVVLVLLAWLNQYLTTSPLEEANHEALQATHLADTQLRNAEVIESMGMLPNLRRRWLGQHYRFITLQNLASERAAVVGAASKHARVFLQSLMLGVGALLAIKGEITPGMMIAGSILVGRVLSPIDQFIGIWKPLSSARQAWHRLSRIMAAYPPKATPMALPAPVGQLSVENVLLQTPQGASRLQDIHFSLQAGETLAILGASGSGKSTLARLLVATQTPTRGKVRLDGADLSQVDKTAFGPAMGYLPQDVQLFKGTLAENISRFGEHDAEKIVAAAKLAGVHEMILSQPQGYDTPLGADGNGLSGGQRQRIALARAVYGEPCLLVLDEPNSSLDNEGEMALAQAISHLQKRGATVVLITHRPALTTLAHKILVLNQGRQQRFGPARDILSELQPRRAANQAQMAPSAAVQR, encoded by the coding sequence GTGAGTCAACTAGCAAATAAGGAACGTTCGTTGTTGAGTATACTGCGTCCTTTCCGGCGCAGCTTTTGGAGCATTGGGATTTTCAGCGCCATCGTTAATCTACTGATGCTGTCGCCTTCTATCTATATGCTTCAGGTTTACGATCGCGTACTGGCGTCCGGGAATGGCACCACGCTGCTGATGCTTACCCTGCTGATTGCCGGGCTGGGAGTATTCATGGCGGCACTCGAATGGGTGCGTAGCCTGGTGGTCGTCAGGCTCGGGACCCGGATCGATCTACAACTGAATCAACAGGTGTTCAACGCCGCGTTTGAGCGTAATCTGGAAGCCGGTGAGGCCAAAGCGGGTCAGGCGCTGAACGATCTCACGTTACTGCGGCAGTTCATTACGGGCAACTCACTGTTTGCCTTCTTCGATATTCCCTGGTTTCCCTTCTTTTTATTGGTGCTGTTCCTGATCCACCCGGTTCTCGGCCTGCTGGCGCTGGGAGGGACCGTGGTGCTGGTGCTGCTGGCGTGGCTGAATCAGTATCTCACCACGTCGCCTTTGGAAGAGGCTAACCATGAAGCGCTACAGGCGACGCATCTTGCGGATACGCAACTGCGTAATGCGGAAGTCATTGAATCGATGGGGATGCTGCCTAATTTGCGCCGCCGCTGGCTGGGGCAACACTACCGCTTTATTACGCTGCAAAATCTGGCAAGTGAACGGGCTGCGGTTGTCGGCGCGGCATCCAAACATGCGCGTGTTTTTCTGCAATCGCTGATGCTCGGCGTGGGGGCCTTGCTCGCGATTAAGGGCGAGATTACGCCGGGCATGATGATTGCCGGGTCAATTCTTGTCGGGCGTGTGCTGAGTCCTATCGATCAGTTTATTGGTATTTGGAAACCGTTAAGCAGCGCCCGTCAGGCCTGGCATCGACTGAGTCGTATCATGGCGGCATATCCGCCGAAAGCGACGCCGATGGCGTTGCCTGCGCCCGTTGGCCAACTCAGCGTCGAGAATGTTCTGTTGCAGACGCCGCAAGGGGCATCAAGATTGCAGGATATCCATTTCTCGCTTCAGGCGGGCGAAACGCTGGCGATTCTGGGGGCATCGGGTTCAGGTAAATCCACGCTGGCGCGTCTACTGGTGGCGACGCAAACACCGACACGTGGCAAGGTTCGATTGGATGGCGCCGATCTCAGCCAGGTGGATAAAACGGCATTTGGCCCGGCGATGGGCTACCTGCCGCAGGATGTGCAGCTCTTTAAGGGCACGCTGGCGGAGAATATTTCCCGCTTTGGCGAACATGATGCGGAAAAGATTGTGGCGGCGGCGAAGCTGGCTGGCGTCCACGAAATGATTCTTAGCCAGCCGCAGGGATATGACACCCCTCTCGGCGCTGACGGCAACGGGCTGTCGGGCGGGCAACGGCAGCGCATCGCTCTGGCGCGTGCGGTGTATGGCGAACCCTGCCTGCTGGTTCTCGATGAGCCGAACTCCAGTCTTGATAACGAAGGTGAAATGGCACTGGCGCAGGCGATCTCGCATCTTCAGAAGCGGGGGGCGACGGTGGTTCTGATTACGCATCGTCCGGCATTAACGACGCTGGCGCATAAGATTCTGGTGCTTAATCAGGGTAGGCAGCAACGCTTTGGGCCTGCGCGCGATATTCTGAGCGAACTGCAGCCGCGCCGTGCTGCCAATCAGGCACAAATGGCCCCTTCTGCCGCTGTCCAGCGGTAA
- a CDS encoding serralysin family metalloprotease, with translation MALRDEDKDTAESALHAAGTGYSDVYDLYNYHSRGDGQLNGKPSFTSDLAAKEIVRDGLTWNGTNVFGKSANLTYSFLQNVRSIPSGDQGFVKFSAAQEQQAKLSLQSWSDVANITFTQVSPTQKATITFGNYTRDSSGRMDYDTQAYAYMPGNHSAAGSAWFNYNSDTVRNPATEYGKQTLTHEIGHALGLNHPGSYNAGEGNPTYRDVTYAEDTRQFSLMSYWSEQNTGGDFQGHYAAGPLIDDITAIQYLYGANMNTRTGDTVYGFNSNTGRDFYSANSSSDKLIFSVWDAGGTDTFDFSGYRNDQRINLNEGGFSDVGGLKGNVSIAHGVTIENAIGGSGNDIIIGNDANNVLNGGAGNDVIYGGGGADTLTGGAGKDIFVYASASDSSYKNGYDTITDFQRGIDKIDLSALNQNKDLQFVDAFTGRGNEALLDWDAGSNTTNLWLNFAGQTTPDFVVHIVGQPSAATDFIV, from the coding sequence ATGGCTTTACGAGATGAAGATAAGGATACCGCGGAATCGGCATTGCATGCAGCGGGTACGGGATATAGTGATGTGTACGATCTGTATAATTACCACTCCCGTGGCGATGGACAGCTTAATGGCAAACCCTCGTTCACAAGCGATCTGGCAGCCAAGGAAATTGTTCGCGACGGTCTGACCTGGAATGGCACGAACGTATTCGGTAAATCCGCTAATCTGACCTATTCGTTCTTACAGAACGTGCGGTCTATCCCTTCTGGCGATCAAGGCTTTGTGAAATTCAGCGCCGCTCAGGAGCAGCAAGCTAAACTGTCTCTGCAATCGTGGTCAGATGTCGCCAATATCACGTTTACTCAGGTTAGCCCTACCCAAAAGGCCACCATCACGTTTGGTAACTACACCCGTGATTCAAGCGGTCGTATGGACTACGATACTCAGGCTTACGCTTATATGCCGGGTAACCATTCGGCAGCGGGCAGCGCCTGGTTTAACTACAACTCCGACACGGTGCGTAACCCGGCGACGGAATACGGCAAGCAGACGCTGACGCATGAAATCGGTCATGCGCTGGGCCTGAACCACCCAGGTTCTTACAATGCTGGCGAAGGCAACCCGACCTACCGCGATGTGACCTATGCGGAAGATACGCGCCAGTTCAGCCTGATGAGCTACTGGAGTGAGCAGAACACCGGAGGGGATTTCCAGGGGCACTATGCCGCAGGTCCGCTGATTGATGACATCACGGCAATCCAATATCTGTACGGTGCAAACATGAACACGCGTACCGGTGACACGGTATACGGTTTCAACTCTAACACCGGCCGTGATTTCTATTCAGCGAATAGCAGCAGTGACAAGCTGATCTTCTCTGTTTGGGATGCGGGTGGCACGGATACGTTTGATTTCTCTGGCTACAGAAACGATCAGCGTATCAACCTGAATGAAGGCGGATTCTCTGATGTTGGCGGCCTGAAAGGTAACGTCTCTATCGCCCACGGCGTCACGATCGAAAACGCCATTGGCGGCTCCGGCAACGATATTATTATCGGCAATGATGCGAATAATGTCCTGAACGGCGGTGCGGGTAATGACGTCATTTACGGCGGCGGCGGTGCAGATACGCTGACGGGCGGTGCGGGCAAAGATATTTTTGTTTACGCCAGCGCGAGCGACTCCTCCTATAAAAACGGTTATGACACCATCACGGACTTCCAACGCGGCATCGACAAAATCGACCTGTCAGCGTTGAATCAAAATAAAGATTTGCAGTTTGTTGATGCGTTCACTGGACGTGGCAATGAAGCCCTGCTTGACTGGGATGCGGGTAGCAATACCACGAATCTGTGGCTGAATTTTGCGGGTCAGACCACACCAGACTTTGTTGTACATATTGTTGGTCAGCCTTCTGCGGCAACCGATTTTATCGTGTGA
- a CDS encoding phage tail assembly protein: MHTETYSLQFPYTTSAGQRVESISLKRLKVKDIKAVKKISDDPSNWDDALLSRMTGLVPEDIDEMDAQDYMALQKRFQQLLGLDNAAGAAVESASPAGEVVSLSAE; encoded by the coding sequence ATGCACACTGAAACCTATTCTCTGCAATTCCCTTATACCACCTCTGCTGGTCAACGCGTGGAGTCCATTTCGCTCAAGCGTCTGAAAGTCAAAGACATCAAAGCAGTGAAAAAAATCAGCGATGACCCAAGCAACTGGGACGACGCGCTGCTGTCACGCATGACCGGTCTGGTGCCGGAAGACATCGATGAGATGGACGCGCAGGACTACATGGCGCTGCAAAAACGATTTCAGCAACTACTTGGGTTGGATAACGCAGCCGGCGCTGCTGTGGAAAGCGCAAGCCCTGCTGGCGAGGTGGTTTCGCTTTCAGCCGAGTGA
- a CDS encoding phage tail sheath subtilisin-like domain-containing protein yields the protein MAANYLHGVETIEVETGARPVKTVKSAVIGLIGTAPQGAVNDVTLCLSEKDAAQFGSQFGGYTIPQALDAIYDHGAGTVLVINVLDPAKHKSSVSAEKVTFDKATDTAQLANRVVAKLVLTAAEGSQPFVEGQDYTLDAQTGVLKNLGKNIDAAAVVSASYDFADVTKVTAADIIGSINAAGKRTGMKLLNDTYNLYGFFAKILISPVFCTQNSVTTELIALADKLGAIAYIDAPIGTTFAQALSGRGPEGTINFNTSSERARLCYPHVKVYDAETNSERLEPLSARAAGLRAKVDLEKGFWWSSSNQEIKGITGVERQLSAMIDDPQSEVNLLNEQGISTIFNSYGSGLRLWGNRTAAWPTVTHMKNFENVRRTGDVINESIRYFSQQYIDMPINQALIDALVESVNAYGRKLIGDGALLGFKCWFDAARNEQTELAAGHLLLNYKFTPPPPLERLTFETEITSEYLVTLEGTN from the coding sequence TTGGCCGCTAATTATTTACACGGTGTAGAAACCATTGAAGTTGAAACCGGTGCTCGTCCGGTAAAAACCGTCAAATCTGCGGTGATTGGGCTGATTGGTACGGCGCCGCAGGGTGCGGTAAATGACGTCACGCTGTGCCTGTCTGAAAAAGACGCGGCACAGTTTGGTAGCCAGTTCGGCGGCTATACCATCCCGCAGGCGCTGGATGCCATTTACGATCATGGTGCGGGTACGGTTCTGGTTATCAACGTGCTGGATCCGGCGAAACACAAATCGTCTGTGAGCGCAGAAAAAGTCACCTTTGACAAAGCGACCGATACGGCACAGTTGGCGAACCGCGTGGTTGCCAAGCTGGTCCTGACGGCGGCAGAAGGCAGTCAGCCGTTTGTCGAAGGTCAGGACTATACGCTGGATGCACAAACTGGCGTCCTGAAAAACCTGGGCAAAAATATCGATGCCGCCGCTGTGGTTAGCGCGTCTTATGACTTTGCTGATGTCACGAAAGTGACTGCCGCCGACATCATCGGCAGCATCAACGCCGCGGGCAAACGTACCGGTATGAAGCTGTTGAACGATACCTACAACCTGTACGGCTTCTTTGCCAAGATTCTGATTTCGCCGGTGTTCTGTACGCAAAATAGCGTAACGACCGAGCTGATCGCACTGGCGGACAAACTGGGCGCGATTGCCTACATCGATGCGCCAATCGGTACCACTTTTGCGCAGGCGCTGAGCGGCCGTGGCCCGGAAGGCACGATCAACTTCAACACCAGCTCTGAACGCGCTCGCCTGTGCTATCCGCACGTCAAAGTGTACGACGCGGAAACCAACAGCGAACGTCTGGAGCCGCTGTCGGCGCGGGCTGCGGGTTTGCGTGCCAAAGTCGATTTGGAAAAAGGTTTCTGGTGGTCATCATCCAATCAGGAAATCAAAGGGATCACCGGCGTAGAGCGCCAACTGTCCGCAATGATTGACGATCCGCAGAGCGAAGTGAACCTGCTGAACGAGCAGGGCATCAGCACCATTTTCAACAGCTACGGCTCCGGTCTGCGTCTGTGGGGCAACCGCACCGCAGCCTGGCCAACCGTGACGCACATGAAGAACTTCGAAAACGTGCGTCGTACTGGTGATGTGATCAACGAATCCATCCGCTATTTCAGCCAGCAGTACATCGACATGCCGATCAATCAGGCGCTGATCGATGCGCTGGTGGAATCCGTCAACGCCTACGGTCGCAAGCTGATCGGTGATGGCGCACTGCTGGGCTTCAAGTGCTGGTTCGATGCCGCGCGTAACGAACAAACCGAACTGGCGGCAGGGCACCTGTTGCTTAACTACAAATTCACTCCGCCGCCGCCGCTTGAGCGACTGACCTTTGAGACGGAGATCACCTCGGAATACCTGGTAACGCTGGAGGGCACTAACTGA
- a CDS encoding GpE family phage tail protein, with protein sequence MLWKAQALLARWFRFQPSEIDALELDDFEHWLDEASEQIKRENGEED encoded by the coding sequence CTGCTGTGGAAAGCGCAAGCCCTGCTGGCGAGGTGGTTTCGCTTTCAGCCGAGTGAGATTGATGCGCTTGAACTGGACGACTTTGAACACTGGCTGGATGAAGCCAGCGAACAGATAAAACGTGAGAACGGTGAGGAAGACTGA